The proteins below are encoded in one region of Toxoplasma gondii ME49 chromosome IV, whole genome shotgun sequence:
- a CDS encoding Tyrosine kinase-like (TKL) protein (encoded by transcript TGME49_301270~Gene product name based on ToxoDB Community Expert Annotation. Predicted member of protein kinase group TKL, (PMID:22047078).) gives MGGGVGRAPRAGRGASVSDSEALSLPALLPPLSPLSSPSPALGDSACFPFIGLEPLKPPAGGRGSPASPVRSLSSILIVSSASAAAFVRSASSSFASSLSSRASSSSAPVPVYIHPVSGTVHPYPAQPAPPPPTHLVLAVPASASYAPPASSSSSSFLEGLSVGFSGVSGRTSARATAQEKPDASFFAALQTSVVQLLKRSRSIRSVVLRGDGDWLEVLREALQNHVSVSSVSLEAVTNLSEKELTSGYARLLSGLSKCTSISIRGCGLTSRGLKSLLRSLGKQSDFVEHLQEIDLAHNDLDDEAAAVLLSLFSSSSPRRLASLRLDANPCSLSALEPLLALLASCDGASSEEESGLNLLSLGGLTNVSESTLSSLSLFSSLSSLSLSRCRSDSPHTLRLLPSLASSLTAASLTSKSAFLSTLTHLDLSHVPSLLSDDDVALLVEILFPRESLPRLQTRGGRDERGKSPACTRKPQTAKGRDRSVSAVSSVSSLLSLSLAGDGLTGGCLRALALGLLSPSCRLQHLDLSRNSFGKKPSIDGDAGSDSHAPERKDKDKRRAKGRPGARKRPEEKEEEALPIEPLVDALQQGYEEAPHAPCGLRFLSLAFCELSLEAMQQLAAALLTNGENLVFLDLRGNLRSAEGPDGGEEQRKGDRRDELRLARCAFDTVAGMCGLQVLLLEEETKKRRQETEETEETEETQETGRKRQKRGTRQPKGRRRDKATEEANEEEGTVEEGEDEEDEEEDDEKHGEEGTRGVRGGRAVEIERRRCGGKGGRGRRSEKSESKKRKAEMAEEDSGRSSVRTRRQRKDDEEEEEEEEEEEEEEEEEEDDEEEEEDDEEDESFDELDAMEAEQKADESSEDEGGEDGEEKEEDEEEEEEEDETTRTSLRKRGRHSGMRSEKEQESLSKATEPRQRTMESENGGKTTPRRGRPTRRTSADSSRRKKSKKDESEEEEEEEDEEEEEEEEEEEEDDDDEEYEEGESVTGRKGRRRRHPQRGRDQVVSAHVRKRRKTTAEEKEAGEERLEKREQVDEQVEENLKNNAVLPSPSPQKEGRRRRTVCAVPSARASRPRKTRADPEDETSFPETAGDQESCMLSGQTSASPSLPLRSRQKSRWIEEDSVSGPLPHPRASRPSSFFVAETGRIGVGGAQPRRSCSALMSTTSVDLEGGGELFGNRERGPPRRRQSASFLAAPAAPAIVVHQVSPAPGAGERPRKKESLAVNKKSEATFSSSVVSAATPVDTPFLMYFDMKREYPATSALRDPEANGDLRPGEEDALPRGGVYVQPSAGAPSEAREALGRVRVREEEARRVESSRGFAVLPPVPAAPEEQRDIRVFLNRAGIHLLNLFFPRDSHSYVGKTPLQPLLRSYPQELLLGLKYILSSHYLPLLSFPDVYTLQELSLSPHLSPPLQLLLSIIFEELARTNLTYKYQQYGELGFDENLCHPGKVLFDGGPGCQAIHAAEFRVFWMRRHGRRLGRRRPGWGSRAQLAVGSRADDAPVAPFQSPPPPLPLASPQASGLERERLFSGKKFERRDPRDAFSGACTLDGLDHDSPPGASPCTSPKQAEFPPPTPQFVETPDRVRGLAGLFEGSPRSAFSAAENGDHSTSLSTVFDLLEPARLHPLAASFDGDTFGAAGPEKSLLKISGKAPENGRPLQCTCGRDEAERRRQLPGERPSKPPLREKKPLDAETKKNSADGSRTADGAPAPELSEVPTGQPPPLPSAEKSGAELFATPAPFRWMKKALGAVRSQGISGLKKETVPRNLDFYFRLNRRASDDAAQLQAKADSAKRGETSTARAESTGGLNAAGPLAAGEEFQGLSDAGKDETDVASKNRETPGGGVSRSSVDSRSLSERRDSEVSVSAPADDRDSQDEVVAVSRPSALTGRGGLYSAVSSPALSASDFAEELSENEARPVVLRTNGHRPEVRPAEPRREEEGDTFGPPAWAPKGEAPGSEEGKATRDDEEKAGREKAPVPRCASTPQDRFVVSWDDDEWLGSIECFLDDLSLCPSAVSTRACSFESSSTHGASCPLASRGAPHTRSLPADFVLHPPLLPPSLSPSAPPSSVSLSAVSAPLVPASPCVGGAGVQTPGPCSCREVIVVDVQSDAQLRKRIWDVQTLFTGSELSVHRKIELLRRMVLRSIKSAATGYGEQKDEVKRLAAEHDGFVYLGDVNYGFSRHMALLFKVLCDASQIPCRVMRAGLLGEETVGDNGDTSARSPELGGGAPGEGEKRLAGPRARRDGLERQERRRREEEEFVYNVVLVKDATKSELEQLIPIIWTQNAAAGLWRRYLSPGVEKGARGEDRERKRGRHSSLTDFLASGVVRLNPPTLSSIPLPRRLRALQRRLAVSSASFSSCGQERSSERSRCVERDLETETGRGATAGNERCGDTAGDLGGDRELPPLGRARSPRPFDYFKHGWVDRRRETSHCCCCASRSLPSLEAETGGDRAETRGDNGRDNRVGRDSAPGGDVTSRNESSEKTEKENWGAKPSEDGPLHRQHADLDRLLLAASGASAFCGCGGAPASVAATELDLDAFFDFREKLGKGSFGEVWRVRIKSEGRAVGAARRKPRERKRSREEQDAGVREENAVSEEEERGKEVHSGEERAEAPWRRETDEDGEADEAGERGEADEACRGDSGEPAEPEYALKLVPKSEENLPEAEIMRSYSHPRVVPFLGVFEGFQMLEDRSKKKVKNTSLCFLMDIADQSLESLLEEHEKANTCLDVEFILTILLDTARGMNYLHSPSATKPHLLHRDLKPANILLKDGRAMVTDFGVARVAEVSFEHEMTQGPGTEGYIAPEQRTAAYDRPADVWAFGVVCARLLGLREWKKLSDPQHRVALSDFALKDAFLINLCLACLERRPLMRPTFHQIVQRLIDKIFRLEFERILRTPYRNCLPLLHAENPLVFSSPASLPVGRGDTPSRAVETVDVRRLGEKSGAITPFRSPSLCPSQLAPPARPVPSRLSRSLLEAPFSAGGENVEALASRTEKVSPKARPEEGVCSGRPASACTHRSGNDEAAAPASSLSTGGEEEVFFSGEESEATSQAKNAEAKGEPQLGPVADPEVTEDQEEEGFFSRLRLRTMKRSRPLLLSSSEVSPASSEREDAAEECDGAVEPDTNAKEKKLETKSESNEKSQEKREEVDPVDGVVTPHRLSPSDKKEPKEPSLLKKSGVSPLQKKQASPASKKKVWKTPTSFVSLRTPDKVAANSSSSSSSSSSSSSSSSSSSSSSSSSASSSPSSPSSAASASLSPTGGSRRRAASPQREREERRRPGRTSPKLTPRGREEERRLSPTEKDDRGQSLSRGRSVSRGRCLGKEGEKIRTKERNAEKTPTQTPNHRRRSPSPSLSTSPLSRFDEAGVQDAEEGVLRHPSSRGPRSKISENPRISACSPSSPFSPCPSPSSASSPSAFSSLSASVLKNRVGSVDAQRSLGERKGLLLSSSASVGSETRDARRSPEGVSAVSSEGSASLSGAPRVLASRQADSSSDSLVETEISHAPNCASSAFPPPARVAGLAAPFAAKPATQTAPIRKGDSFSDAYKVSGATEQLASGGNEGRGSGSLS, from the exons ATGGGGGGCGGTGTGGGTCGGGCGCCTCGGGCAGGTCGGggagcctctgtctccgactctgaggctctgtctctgcctgctctgcttccgccgctctcgcctctttcctcgccttcgccggcGCTTGGAGACTCTGCATGCTTCCCGTTCATCGGTCTCGAGCCCCTGAAGCCGCCTGCCGGAGGCCGTGGatctcccgcgtctcctgtcCGCTCCCTCTCCTCCATCCTCAttgtctcctccgcctcaGCTGCAGCCTTCGTTCgctccgcttcctcctctttcgcttcttctttgtcaaGCCgggcctcttcttcctctgcgcctGTCCccgtgtacatacacccggtGTCGGGCACCGTGCATCCGTACCCCGCGCAGCCGGCTCCGCCTCCGCCGACTCACCTCGTTCTCGCGGTGCCTGCCTCCGCGTCGTACGcgcctcccgcttcttcttcctcttcttcctttctcgagGGTCTTTCCGTCGGtttttcgggtgtctctggaAGGACTTCAGCGCGCGCCACGGCGCAGGAGAAGCCGGACGCGTCCTTCTTTGCCGCTCTGCAGACGAGCGTCGTGCAGTTGCTGAAAAGGTCCAGATCGATTCGCTCTGTCGTCCTgcgcggagacggcgactGGCTGGAGGTCCTCAGGGAGGCGCTCCAAAACCATGTATCGGTCTCCTCCGTCAGCTTAGAAGCCGTCACCAATCTCTCTGAGAAGGAACTCACGA GTGGATAcgctcgccttctctcgggACTCTCCAAGTGTACATCCATCTCGATTCGCGGCTGTGGACTGACTTCACGAGGCCTCAAGAGTCTTCTGCGGTCGTTGGGGAAGCAGTCCGACTTTGTCGAGCATCTCCAAGAAATCGATCTAGCT CACAACGACCTGGATGACGAGGCGGCTGccgtgcttctctctctgttttcttcgagttCACCGCGAcgactcgcgtctcttcgtttgGACGCGAATCCTTGTTCGCTCTCGGCTCTCGAGCCGTTGCTCGCTCTCCTGGCGTCTTGCGACGGAGCTTCttctgaggaagagagcggacTAAATCTGCTTTCGCTCGGCGGACTGACAAATGTCAGCGAGTCgactttgtcttctctctccctcttttcttcgctctcgtctctctcgctctctcgctgtcggtcaGACTCGCCGCACACCCTCCGGCTCCTCCCTTCGCTCGCCTCGTCTCTGACTGCTGCGTCTCTGACTTCTAagtctgcctttctctcgacgTTGACGCACCTGGATTTGTCGCATGTGCCATCTCTGCTGTCCGATGACGACGTCGCCCTCCTCGTCGAAatcctctttcctcgcgagtctctgcctcgtctgcagACCCGCGGCGGCCGCGACGAACGCGGGAagtcgcctgcatgcactcgaaaGCCTCAGACTGCCAAAGGGAGGGACAgatctgtctctgctgtctcttctgtctcttcgctgctgtctctctcgctcgcgggAGACGGGTTGACAGGCGGGTGTCTGCGAGCGCTTGCTCTCGGCTTGCTCTCTCCAAGTTGTCGACTGCAGCATTTGGATCTGTCGCGCAATTCTTTCGGGAAGAAACCGAGTATCGACGGAGATGCAGGATCCGACTCACATGcaccggagagaaaagacaaagacaaaCGGAGAGCCAAAGGCAGGCCAGGCGCCAGAAAACGCccggaagaaaaagaggaagaggcctTGCCAATTGAACCTCTCGTTGACGCTCTTCAG CAAGGCTACGAGGAAGCCCCTCACGCGCCGTGCGGCCtgcgctttctttctctcgcgttttgcGAGCTTTCTCTGGAGGCCATGCAGCAGCTGGCGGCGGCGCTTTTGACGAACGGCGAGAATTTGGTGTTTCTGGATCTCCGAGGAAATCTGCGGAGCGCTGAAGGCCCGGATGGcggggaagaacagagaaaaggagacaggcgagacgagTTGCGTCTGGCGAGGTGTGCCTTCGACACAGTCGCAGGGATGTGCGGACTGCaagttcttctcctcgaagaagagacgaagaagcgaaggcaggagacggaggagacagaggagacagaggagacgcaggagacagggcgaaagagacagaaacgagggaCGCGGCAGccgaaggggagaagaagagacaaagcaacagaggaagcaaacgaggaagaaggaaccgtcgaggaaggagaagatgaagaggatgAGGAAGAGGATGATGAAAaacatggagaagaaggaacgagaggagtgagaggaggaagagctgTTGAGATtgagaggagacgctgcggaggaaagggaggaagaggtcGACGCAGCGAAAAATCAGagtcgaagaaaaggaaagctgagatggcggaagaagacagcggaAGGTCTAGTGTACGGACGCGAAGACAACGAAAGGatgatgaagaggaggaagaagaggaagaagaggaggaagaggaggaggaagaggaagaagacgatgaagaggaggaagaagacgatgaagaagatgaaagCTTCGACGAATTGGATGCCATGGAAGCAGAACAGAAAGCTGACGAAAGTagtgaagacgagggaggagaagatggagaagagaaggaagaagacgaagaggaagaagaggaggaagacgagacgacaCGAACGAGTCTGCGCAAGAGGGGAAGGCACAGTGGTATGcggagcgagaaagaacaggagagCCTGTCGAAAGCAACAGAACCTCGGCAGCGAACGATGGAAAGtgaaaacggaggaaaaacgaccCCGCGAAGAGGTCGACCGACTCGCCGAACATCTGCGGACTCTTCCCGTCGAAAGAAATCCAAGAAAGACGaatctgaagaagaggaagaagaggaagacgaggaagaagaagaggaagaggaagaggaggaagaagatgatgacgacgaagagtacgaggaaggagagagtgTCACagggaggaagggaagacgaaggcgacatCCACAACGTGGACGCGACCAAGTTGTCTCTGCGCATgttcgaaagagaagaaagacgacggcagaagagaaggaagccggagaagagagactcgaaaagagagagcaagtGGACGAACAAGTAGAAGAAAATTTAAAAAACAACGCAGTGTtgccctctccctctcctcaaAAGGAAGGTCGCCGACGTCGCACGGTGTGCGCAGTTCCTTCCGCTCGCGCCTCGAGGCCGCGAAAGACAAGAGCGGATCCAGAGGACGAGACTTCATTTCCAGAGACTGCAGGGGATCAGGAAAGCTGCATGCTCTCCGGTCAGACGAGTGCCTCGCCGTCCTTGCCTCTCCGATCCCGACAGAAGTCGCGATGGATCGAGGAGGACTCTGTCTCCGGGCCTCTTCCCCACCCGCGAGCGTCGCGtccctcgtccttcttcgtcgcagaGACAGGTCGCATCGGCGTTGGCGGGGCTCAGCCGCGCAGATCTTGTTCAGCTCTGATGTCCACCACGTCTGTGGACCTTGAAGGTGGAGGCGAACTTttcggaaacagagagagagggcctccgcgacggagacagtccgcctccttcctcgcagCGCCGGCCGCACCGGCCATCGTGGTGCACCAGGTATCTCCGGCGCCGGGCGCAGGGGAGAGAcctcgaaagaaagagagcctCGCGGTgaacaagaagagcgaggcgacgTTCAGCTCCTCCGTGGTCTCCGCGGCGACGCCCGTCGACACTCCTTTCCTCATGTACTTCGACATGAAGCGCGAGTACCCCGCAACTTCGGCGCTCAGAGACCCCGAAGCGAATGGAGACCTGCGCcctggggaagaagacgctctCCCGCGCGgcggggtgtacgtacagccgaGCGCGGGGGCGCCCtcggaggcgcgggaggcTTTGGGTCGCGTCAGAGtccgcgaggaagaggcgagacgcgtGGAGAGCAGCCGGGGATTTGCGGTTCTGCCGCCGGTGCCGGCGGCGCctgaggagcagagagacattCGTGTTTTCTTGAATCGCGCAGGAATTCATCTCTTGAatttgttctttcctcgcgaCTCTCACAGCTACGTGGGGAAGACGCCGCtgcagccgctgctgcgCTCCTATCCCCAGGAACTTCTTCTCGGCTTGAAGTACATCTTGTCTTCTCACTACCTGCCCCTGCTCTCGTTTCCGGACGTGTACACGCTGCAAGAGCTGTCCTTGTCTCCGCATCTCTCGccgccgctgcagctgctgctgtcgATCATTTTCGAGGAGCTCGCGCGGACGAATCTGACTTACAAGTATCAACAGTACGGCGAGCTCGGCTTCGACGAAAATCTCTGCCACCCGGGAAAGGTCCTCTTTGATGGCGGACCCGGGTGCCAGGCGATCCACGCCGCGGAgttccgcgtcttctggaTGCGGCGTCACGGCCGGCGGCTCGGACGGCGCCGCCCCGGCTGGGGCTCTAGAGCCCAACTAGCGGTCGGAAGCCGCGCCGACGACGCGCCGGTTGCGCCGTTCCagtcgccgccgccgccccTGCCGCTCGCCTCGCCGCAGGCCTCGGGCCTCGAGAGGGAGCGGCTTTTTTCTGGGAAGAAATTCGAACGCAGAGACCCGAGAGACGCCTTctccggcgcatgcactctcgACGGCCTCGACCACGATTCACCCCCCGGCGCCTCGCCCTGCACGTCGCCGAAGCAGGCCGAGTTTCCCCCGCCGACCCCACAGTTCGTGGAGACGCCTGACCGCGTCCGGGGGCTCGCGGGCCTCTTTGAGGGCTCGCCGCGCTCGGCGTTCTCGGCTGCGGAGAACGGAGACCATTCGACCAGCCTCAGCACCGTTTTCGACCTGCTGGAGCCCGCGCGCCTCCACCCGCTCGCCGCATCTttcgacggagacactttTGGAGCCGCAGGACCTGAAAAGAGCCTTCTCAAAATCTCGGGAAAAGCCCCAGAGAACGGGCGGCCGCTCCAGTGTACGTGCGGGCGCGACGAGGCGGAGCGCAGGCGTCAGCTGCCTGGCGAGAGGCCCTCGAAGCCGCccctcagagagaagaagccactcgacgcggagacgaagaagaactctGCAGACGGCTCTCGAACTGCAGATGGCGCACCCGCCCCAGAGCTCAGCGAAGTCCCCACAGGACAGCCTCCACCTTTGCCGAGTGCCGAGAAGTCCGGCGCTGAACTCTTTGCCACCCCTGCGCCCTTCCGATGGATGAAGAAGGCCCTTGGGGCGGTGCGGAGTCAGGGGATTTCAGgcctgaagaaggagacagtcccGCGGAACTTGGATTTCTACTTCCGTTTGAATCGCCGGGCATCCGACGACGCGGCGCAGCTCCAGGCGAAGGCCGACAGCGCCAAGCGAGGCGAGACCTCGACTGCACGCGCCGAGTCTACTGGCGGCTTGAATGCTGCAGGGCCGCTGGCGGCGGGAGAGGAGTTCCAGGGTCTCTCTGATGCAGGAAAGGACGAGACAGACGTCGCGTCGAAGAATCGCGAGACTCCAGGGGGCGGTGTGAGTCGATCTTCTGTCGACTCGAGGTCTTTGAGCGAGCGACGAGACTCGGaggtgtctgtctctgcacctgCAGATGACCGAGACTCGCAGGACGAGGTCGTGGCTGTCTCGCGGCCGTCCGCGTTGACTGGGCGAGGCGGCCTTTACTCCGCTGTTTCCTCGCCTGCGCTCTCCGCGTCGGACTTCGCCGAAGAACTCTCGGAGAACGAAGCGCGGCCAGTGGTTCTGCGTACGAATGGACACAGGCCGGAGGTGCGCCCTGCGGAGCCGCgccgggaagaagaaggagacacttttGGGCCGCCGGCTTGGGCCCCAAAGGGCGAGGCGCCAGGCTCGGAGGAAGGCAAGGCAACCagggacgacgaagagaaggctgggagggagaaggcacCGGTTCCCCGTTGCGCGTCCACGCCGCAAGACCGATTTGTGGTCAGTTGGGACGATGATGAATGGCTGGGGTCGATCGAGTGTTTTCTCGacgacctctctctctgtccgaGTGCGGTTTCCACTCGTGCCTGTTCTTTTGAATCTTCTTCGACCCACGGGGCCTCCTGTCCCCTGGCGAGCCGAGGCGCCCCGCATACGCGCTCCCTGCCCGCCGACTTTGTTCTGCATCCACCGCTCCTTccgccttctttgtctccgtcggcgcctccgtcttctgtttcgctttctgctgtctcggcGCCTTTGGTGCCAGCGAGCCCCTGCGTGGGCGGCgcgggtgtacagacgccGGGACCCTGTTCGTGCCGCGAAGTGATTGTGGTGGATGTGCAGAGCGACGCGCAGCTGCGGAAACGGATTTGGGACGTCCAGACGCTGTTTACGGGCTCCGaactgtctgtacaccggaAGATCGAGCTGCTGCGGCGAATGGTGCTCCGGAGCATCAAGAGCGCGGCGACAGGGTacggagagcagaaggacgAGGTGAAGCGCCTGGCGGCCGAACACGATGGCTTCGTCTACCTGGGAGATGTCAACTACGGCTTCTCGCGTCACATGGCCCTTCTCTTCAAGGTCCTCTGCGACGCCTCTCAGATCCCCTGCCGCGTGATGCGCGCTGGTCTCCTGGGCGAAGAGACAGtcggagacaacggagacacttCGGCGCGGAGCCCAGAGCTCGGCGGCGGGGCGCCgggcgagggcgagaagagactggCCGGGCCGCGGGCGCGGCGCGACGgcctggagagacaggagaggcgccgccgagaggaagaagagttcgTGTACAACGTAGTCTTGGTCAAGGACGCGACCAAGTCGGAACTCGAGCAACTGATTCCTATCATCTGGACGCAAAACGCCGCGGCTGGCCTCTGGCGCAGATATCTCAGTCCAGGAGTGGAGAAAGGCGCGAGGGGCGAGGACCGAGAGCGGAAGCGCGGTCGACACTCCTCCCTGACAgacttcctcgcctccggaGTCGTCAGGCTCAATCCTCCGACGCTCTCCTCCATTCCCCTTCCTCGGCGGCTACGAGCGCTTCAGCGAAGACTCGCAGTCTCTTCTgcgagtttttcttcctgtggACAAGAACGGTCCTCAGAGAGAAGTCGgtgtgtggagagagacctggagacggagacggggagaggCGCGACTGCGGGGAACGAACGGTGCGGAGACACTGCAGGCGACTTGGGAGGAGACCGTGAGTTGCCGCCTCTGGGGCGCGCGCGCAGTCCGAGACCCTTCGACTATTTCAAGCACGGCTGGGTGGatcgacggagagaaacctctcactgctgctgctgcgcctcgCGCTCGCTGCCCAGCCTCGAGGCAGAGaccggcggagacagggctgagacgcgaggagacaacggGAGAGACAACCGTGTGGGGCGAGACAGCGCTCCAGGTGGAGACGTGACGAGTCGCAACgaaagcagcgagaagactgAAAAGGAGAACTGGGGAGCGAAACCAAGTGAAGACGGACCTCTCCATCGACAGCATGCAGATCTCgatcgccttcttctcgc CGCGagcggcgcctctgcgttCTGCGGGTGCGGCGGGGCGCCGGCGTCCGTCGCGGCGACCGAGTTGGACTTGGAcgccttcttcgacttccgGGAGAAGTTGGGGAAAGGCAGTTTCGGCGAGGTCTGGAGAGTCCGCATAAAAAGCGAAGGGCGCGCGGTCGGCGCTGCGCGACGGAAGCCCCGCGAGCGAAAGCGCAGCCGCGAAGAGCAGGACGCGGGAGTccgagaggagaacgcggtgtctgaggaagaagagcgaggcaaGGAAGTCCActcgggagaagagagagccgaggcgccgtggagacgcgagaccgacgaagacggcgaagcagacgaagcaggcgaaagaggcgaagcagacgaagcatgtcgaggagacagcggagaacCTGCGGAGCCAGAATATGCGCTGAAGCTCGTTCCAAAGAG TGAAGAGAACCTGCCGGAGGCGGAGATCATGCGGAGTTACTCGCACCCGCGCGTTGTCCCTTTTCTGGGGGTCTTCGAGGGATTTCAAATGCTCGAAGACcggagcaagaagaaggtgaaaaatacgtctctctgcttcctcatgGACATTGCAGACCAGTCTCTAG agagcctTCTGGAGGAGCACGAGAAGGCAAACACATGCCTCGACGTGGAATTCATTTTAACGATTCTGCTCGACACTGCTCGCGGGATGAACTACCTCCATTCACCCAGTGCGACGAAGCCTCACCTTCTGCACAGGGACCTGAAACCTGCAAACATCCTCCTCAAG GATGGAAGAGCGATGGTGACGGACTTCGGTGTGGCGCGCGTCGCGGAAGTTTCGTTCGAACATGAGATGACGCAGGGGCCTGGAACTGAG GGATACATCGCGCCTGAGCAGAGAACAGCTGCGTACGACAGACCAGCGGACGTCTGGGCGTTCGGCGTCGTCTGCGCGAGACTGCTTGGGCTGAGAGAATGGAAGAAACTGAGCGACCCTCAGCACCGAGTTGCTCTCTCCGACTTCGCTCTCAAAGACGCGTTCCTCATCAACCTGTGCCTCGCCTGCCTCGAACGGAGGCCCCTCATGCGCCCGACCTTCCACCAAATTGTCCA GCGTCTCATCGACAAGATTTTCCGGCTGGAATTCGAGCGAATTCTCCGCACCCCCTACCGCAActgtctcccgcttctccacGCAGAGAaccctctcgttttttcttctcccgcgtcgctTCCCGTCgggcgcggagacaccccCTCCAGGGCGGTGGAGACAGTGGACGTGAGACGCCtcggggagaagagcggagcGATAACGCCTTTCCGGTCGCCATCCCTGTGCCCATCGCAACTTGCGCCGCCTGCCAGGCCTGTCCCCTCGCGtttgtctcgttctctgctcgAGGCGCCTTTTTCAGCGGGCGGAGAGAATGTCGAAGCGCTCGCTTCGCGGACAGAAAAAGTCTCGCCGAAAGCGAGGCCAGAGGAAGGCGTTTGCAGCGGGCGTCCTGCCTCTGCGTGTACTCACCGCAGCGGCAACGACGAGGCGGCAgcgcctgcctcctcgctgtcgaccgggggagaagaagaagttttcttctctggagaggagagcgaagcgacGAGCCAAGCGAAGAACGCGGAGGCAAAAGGCGAGCCGCAGTTGGGGCCTGTCGCGGATCCAGAGGTCACGGAAGaccaagaggaagaaggctttttctcgcgtctccggcTGCGGACGATGAAGCGCAGTCGACCcctgcttctttcctcgtcggAGGTTTCCCCCGCGAGCTCGGAACGCGAAGACGCTGCAGAAGAGTGCGACGGCGCCGTCGAGCCAGACAcaaacgcgaaagagaagaagctcgagacgaagagtgaatcgaacgagaagagtcaagaaaaacgcgaagaagtGGACCCCGTCGACGGCGTGGTGACCCCACAccgactgtctccttccgaCAAGAAGGAACCGAAGGAACCGAGTCtcttgaagaagagcggcgtttcgcctcttcagaagaaacaggcgagTCCTGCCTCGAAGAAAAAAGTCTGGAAAACGCCGACCTcgttcgtgtctctccgGACCCCTGACAAAGTTGCCGcgaactcttcttcctcctcttcttcctcttcctcctcgtcctcttcttcctcttcctcgtcctcttcttcctcttcttctgcctcttcttctccttcttctccctcttcggcGGCGTcggcgtcgctgtctccgacgGGAGGGTCGCGCAGGCGCGCGGCTTCGCCtcaacgcgagagagaagagcgaaggagacctGGTCGTACATCTCCCAAGCTGActccgagaggaagggaagaagagcgacgactgtctccgacagagaaggacgaccGAGGGCAGAGTTTGAGTCGAGGGCGGAGCGTGAGCAGAGGACGATGTCTggggaaggaaggcgagaagattcgaacaaaagaaagaaacgccgaAAAAACACCCACGCAAACGCCCAATCACCGCCGCAgatctccttctccttctttgtcgACCTCCCCGCTGTCGCGATTCGATGAGGCAGGAGTgcaagacgcagaagaaggcgtccTCCGACACCCGTCCTCAAGAGGTCCCCGAAGCAAAATCAGTGAGAACCCCAGGATCTCTGcttgttcgccttcttctcctttctctccttgtccttctccttcttctgcttcttctccttctgctttttcttcgctttctgcgtctgtgctCAAGAACAGAGTTGGATCCGTCGATGCGCAGAGGTCCTtgggggagaggaaaggtctgcttctctcttcttcggcgtcggTTGGGTCGGAGACGAGAGATGCTCGACGAAGTCCGGAaggcgtctccgccgtctcctctgaaggctctgcgtctctctctggtgCTCCGCGCGTCCTCGCTTCGCGGCAGGCGGACAGCTCTTCGGATTCCCTCGTGGAAACAGAGATTTCGCATGCGCCGAACTGCgcctcgtctgcgtttcctcctcccGCGCGCGTCGCGGGTCTCGCTGCGCCTTTTGCTGCGAAACCGGCAACGCAGACAGCCCCCATacggaaaggagacagcttCAGCGACGCGTACAAGGTCTCCGGCGCGACGGAACAGCTGGCCAGCGGCGGCAACGAAGGGAGAGGGTCGGGGAGTTTGAGTTGA